A section of the Zygosaccharomyces rouxii strain CBS732 chromosome B complete sequence genome encodes:
- the MUP1 gene encoding Mup1p (similar to uniprot|P50276 Saccharomyces cerevisiae YGR055W MUP1 High affinity methionine permease integral membrane protein with 13 putative membrane-spanning regions also involved in cysteine uptake): MIDIREKVVSAFDIRNLWKSNQEGYEEETEELGEDGQFVNQLDKNKKQLGIISSIFLISNRMLGTGVFATSSEIYTLCGSVGLALIMWVIGGIISLAGLYVYMEYGTAIPKNGGEKNYLEFIFKKPRFLVTSMYAAYVFFLGWAAGNSINTAVMFLTAGDAKITEWNQRGIGVAVIFFAFAVNFINVKVGLYLQNILGVIKVGIVIFIAVSGWVALAGGTNHGHHTNNLKNAFEGTENASAYGVVNALYNVIWSFVGYSNVNYALGEVKNPVRTLKIAGPVSLITIAILYIFVNISYFAVVPKEKLISSKLVLAADYFDIIFHGKGREVAAAFVGLSALGNVLSVIFSQGRIIQQLGREGILPFPNLFASSKPFNTPMVGLFQHFLVCMVTILAPPPGDAYNFVLNLISYPMNIINFVISTGLIWIHWQAKQGKLEWNPPIKAGVWIAGFFSLANAYLIVAPYVPPTNGQSVYNSLPYWIHCVVAWAIFAFGGCYWLLFARVLPKLGHYSLDIKEELGDDGFWRTKIIKSYDDKPFSDDDLDATTNTSNSEQVIETLDDINSKEGFKATQTQFVRDSF; this comes from the coding sequence ATGATAGACATCAGAGAGAAGGTTGTGTCAGCCTTTGATATCAGGAATCTTTGGAAGAGTAACCAGGAAGgatatgaagaagagaCCGAAGAACTTGGTGAAGATGGCCAGTTTGTGAACCAATTAgataagaataagaagCAGCTTGGTATAATATCGAGTATTTTTCTGATCAGTAACCGTATGCTTGGTACTGGTGTTTTTGCTACATCTTCAGAGATCTACACATTATGTGGGTCTGTAGGTCTAGCGCTGATCATGTGGGTGATTGGTGGGATTATCTCATTAGCGGGCCTTTATGTGTATATGGAATATGGTACGGCAATTCCTAaaaatggtggtgaaaagaaCTATTTGGAGTTTATCTTTAAAAAACCAAGATTCTTGGTTACCAGCATGTATGCGGCATACGTTTTCTTTCTAGGTTGGGCCGCTGGTAATTCGATCAATACTGCCGTCATGTTTCTAACTGCCGGTGATGCAAAGATTACCGAATGGAACCAAAGAGGTATCGGTGTTGCTGTCATTTTCTTTGCCTTTGCGGTTAATTTTATAAATGTTAAAGTGGGACTTTATTTACAAAACATTTTGGGTGTTATTAAAGTTGGTATTGTGATTTTCATTGCAGTCAGTGGTTGGGTTGCGTTGGCAGGTGGTACTAACCATGGTCATCATACGAATAATCTAAAAAATGCATTTGAAGGTACTGAGAATGCCTCTGCATATGGTGTTGTCAATGCTCTTTACAACGTGATCTGGTCATTTGTCGGCTATTCAAATGTCAACTACGCTCTTGGTGAAGTTAAGAACCCGGTAAGAACTTTGAAGATTGCAGGTCCCGTATCCTTAATTACAATTGCCATTCTTTACATCTTCGTCAACATTTCTTATTTTGCAGTGGTCcccaaagaaaaattgatctcttCTAAACTGGTGTTAGCGGCAGATTATTTTGATATTATTTTCCATGGTAAAGGTAGAGAGGTTGCCGCCGCATTCGTGGGATTGAGTGCTTTAGGTAACGTTCTATCTGTTATTTTTTCACAGGGTAGAATTATCCAACAGTTGGGTAGAGAAGGTATATTACCTTTCCCCAATCTatttgcatcttcaaaaccATTCAATACACCAATGGTTGGTCtatttcaacattttcttgtttgtATGGTGACCATTCTTGCTCCACCACCAGGTGATGCTTACAATTTTGTCCTAAATTTGATTTCCTATCCAATGAACATTATCAATTTCGTTATTTCAACCGGTTTGATTTGGATCCACTGGCAGGCAAAGCAAGGTAAGTTGGAATGGAACCCACCAATTAAGGCAGGTGTCTGGATCGCAGGCTTCTTCTCCCTAGCGAATGCATACTTAATCGTCGCACCTTATGTCCCACCAACTAATGGACAATCCGTTTACAACAGTTTGCCATATTGGATTCACTGTGTGGTTGCATGGGCAATCTTTGCGTTTGGTGGATGTTACTGGCTCCTATTCGCCAGAGTACTACCAAAACTTGGTCATTACTCCCTCGACATCAAGGAAGAACTGGGCGATGATGGATTCTGGAGAACGAAGATCATCAAATCTTATGACGACAAGCCATTCTCcgatgatgatttggatGCCACCACTAATACTAGTAACAGTGAGCAAGTAATAGAAACGTTGGACGACATCAACTCAAAAGAAGGGTTCAAAGCCACTCAAACACAATTCGTACGAGACTCTTTTTGA
- a CDS encoding translation initiation factor 2A (similar to uniprot|P53235 Saccharomyces cerevisiae YGR054W yeast homolog of mammalian eIF2A): MASQFFLKTSQDIELFQGYPRFNQSVANSIGGGVTSSILSPCSRFLALSTKEEVKIYTGDLFDHELLSLPLSNVYDLHFSPSGNYLGTWERPSAQDASHLNCKVWYLNKQLDSQDVEPIYQFQAKTQNGWNLQFSKLDNYAIRQFGKELKVVKLEQTNPVFDFDHPFATLSHKQESESQVFGTFLISPAEHPTICTFTPEKSGKPAHLTIWPIVEGQITKKIVTKTFFKADSCQLQWNSLGNAVLCVAITDFDSSNQSYYGENTLYLLSFQGVNGSLGGNSVRVPLSKEGPIHDFTWSPTSRQFGVIYGYMPATITFFDLRGNIVHSLEAQAKNTMLFSPSGRYILIAGFGNLQGAVDILDRHDKFKRVSHFDAANTSVCKWSPGGEFIMTATTSPRLRVDNCIKIWHVTGKLVFVKEFKELLKVDWRTFCPYKTMANSHIIKDWQEPKNDISQSLDPKLASANQLQIHESAEQYAAKHPKSNGSQGVGSQSKGAYKPPHARRAGANGGRNVPGMNVVNAKPQPRAQIPGLVPGATQQQGGGKSAAKNKKRANKRKEDPQPNQKEQQQRGQQQESSSAQEPTLKETSSPEEKKIRSLLKKLRAIEALKLRQSNGEKLEDTQVLKIQSEEKVLSELKFMGWQEESS; this comes from the coding sequence ATGGCCTCGCAGTTTTTTCTCAAGACATCTCAAGATATAGAGTTATTCCAGGGGTACCCAAGGTTTAACCAAAGTGTTGCAAACTCTATTGGAGGTGGTGTAACTTCATCGATCCTTTCACCATGTTCTCGTTTTTTGGCTTTATCTACAAAGGAAGAGGTTAAAATTTACACCGGTGATCTATTCGACCACGAATTGTTATCGTTGCCATTGAGCAATGTGTATGATCTGcatttttcaccatcagGTAACTACTTGGGGACTTGGGAAAGACCTTCAGCACAAGATGCTAGCCATCTAAATTGTAAAGTTTGGTATTTGAACAAACAACTAGATTCGCAAGATGTGGAACCtatttatcaatttcagGCAAAAACTCAAAACGGCTGGAACTTACAATTTTCTAAACTGGATAACTATGCTATAAGACAGTTTggtaaggaattgaaagtTGTCAAGCTAGAACAAACTAACCCagtttttgattttgacCATCCATTTGCCACACTTTCTCACAAGCAAGAATCAGAATCACAAGTGTTCGGTACTTTCCTAATTTCTCCTGCTGAGCATCCTACGATATGTACTTTCACACCTGAGAAATCTGGTAAACCTGCTCATTTGACCATTTGGCCTATCGTAGAGGGCCAAATTACGAAGAAAATCGTCACCAAGACTTTCTTCAAGGCAGATTCTTGTCAATTACAATGGAACTCACTAGGTAATGCTGTGCTTTGTGTGGCTATTACAGACTTCGACTCTTCTAACCAATCCTATTACGGTGAAAATACTCTTTACCTGCTGTCATTCCAAGGTGTTAACGGTTCTCTAGGTGGTAACTCCGTCCGTGTGCCTTTATCGAAAGAGGGTCCAATTCATGATTTTACCTGGTCCCCAACCTCGAGACAATTCGGTGTTATTTATGGGTATATGCCCGCTACCATAACTTTCTTCGATTTAAGAGGTAACATTGTGCATTCCCTTGAAGCTCAGGCAAAGAATACCATGTTATTTTCACCATCCGGTCGCTATATTCTAATTGCAGGGTTTGGTAATTTGCAAGGTGCTGTAGATATCTTGGATCGTCATGATaaattcaaaagagttTCACATTTTGATGCCGCTAACACTTCAGTTTGTAAATGGAGTCCCGGTGGTGAGTTTATCATGACTGCAACAACTTCCCCACGTTTAAGAGTCGATAACTGTATCAAGATATGGCACGTTACTGGTAAGCTAGTCTTTGTTAAGGAATTCAAGGAATTGCTGAAAGTAGATTGGAGAACCTTCTGTCCTTACAAGACGATGGCAAACTCTCACATAATTAAAGACTGGCAAGAACCTAAAAATGACATTTCACAATCATTAGATCCCAAATTAGCGTCGGCAAACCAATTGCAAATTCATGAAAGCGCCGAACAGTACGCTGCAAAGCATCCAAAGAGTAATGGCAGTCAAGGTGTAGGTTCTCAGAGTAAAGGTGCCTATAAACCTCCACATGCAAGAAGAGCCGGCGCAAATGGCGGTAGAAACGTACCGGGCATGAACGTTGTAAATGCCAAACCACAGCCAAGGGCCCAAATTCCTGGTCTTGTGCCTGGTGCCACTCAACAAcaaggtggtggtaaatcaGCTGctaagaacaagaagagaGCTaacaagaggaaagaaGACCCACAACCAAACCAAAAGGAACAGCAACAACGGggacaacaacaagaatcCTCTAGTGCCCAAGAACCTACTCTTAAGGAGACCTCATCGCCagaggagaaaaaaattagatcTTTACTCAAGAAGCTAAGAGCTATCGAAGCTCTAAAACTAAGGCAAAGCAACGGAGAGAAACTAGAAGATACACAGGTGCTAAAGATTCAATCGGAGGAAAAAGTCTTATCGGAGCTCAAATTCATGGGCTGGCAAGAGGAGTCATCGTGA
- the MCO32 gene encoding Mco32p (weakly similar to uniprot|P53234 Saccharomyces cerevisiae YGR053C Hypothetical ORF), with protein MNTIPSRRMGLTIDRLLSQAIRSAGRRFYSERHSNLGHITTYLTTDGVPNLLQRPLLNEYLDAHITLRLLPTTHPYIPVLQGQGKYRASMNAIRLLATKFVLQDKAKLKIDKVITLLREEKTNYNCITSNDKLVIKWQSCNESDGSDKSVDSSGKDVELGQVRNVGEVDTSSPVFNHILNPTKNKLTSEIDYTRQPPRFVRGIFIFEFNEDNSRILVHTIDSVEMVDFDKRIQTDALASV; from the coding sequence ATGAATACTATACCATCACGGCGTATGGGGTTGACGATAGATAGACTGTTATCACAAGCTATACGAAGTGCAGGACGACGGTTTTATTCAGAACGGCATTCGAACCTAGGGCATATTACAACGTATTTAACCACAGATGGAGTACCAAACCTTTTACAAAGACCATTGTTGAACGAGTACCTGGATGCACACATTACATTGAGGTTACTACCAACGACGCATCCATATATTCCAGTTTTACAGGGTCAGGGCAAGTACAGGGCATCAATGAATGCCATTAGACTGTTGGCGACTAAGTTTGTACTTCAGGACAAGGCAAAATTAAAGATTGATAAAGTCATCACTCTACTTCGGGAGGAAAAAACCAATTACAATTGTATTACTTCGAATGATAAGCTGGTTATCAAGTGGCAGAGTTGTAATGAAAGTGATGGAAGTGATAAAAGTGTAGATAGCAGTGGAAAAGACGTTGAATTGGGACAGGTTCGCAACGTTGGGGAAGTGGATACATCATCCCCCGTTTTTAACCACATTCTAAATCcaacaaaaaataaattgaCAAGTGAGATTGATTATACGCGGCAACCGCCACGATTCGTACGCGGTATATTtatctttgaatttaacGAAGATAATTCCAGGATTCTTGTACATACGATCGACAGTGTCGAAATGGTGGATTTCGACAAAAGGATACAGACAGATGCTCTAGCATCTGtataa
- a CDS encoding uncharacterized protein (similar to uniprot|Q45U35 Saccharomyces cerevisiae YGR049W), which yields MSVCLGVTKGIAVSSLGIYAGILTTGTICTYMVPVDVITKHLNSVVCRVGEVASALGLLSTGFFSLSYFGAPSHLRHPYLIYSALVAPASALYLWAISRCNHKCHAKSKIAEQGKTNGDNKTQSPPLGDSVVDLGADSKVPSGHPPVKEGAKCPMGNAVVTNEPSSTDYARPAGCQSKFAKHLAVVTGVAIIGFLQSVIGVYGEPA from the coding sequence ATGTCAGTTTGTTTAGGTGTTACAAAAGGGATCGCTGTCTCTTCATTAGGTATTTATGCTGGTATTCTAACCACCGGTACTATCTGTACTTATATGGTTCCGGTAGATGTCATAACTAAACATTTAAACTCTGTTGTCTGCAGAGTTGGTGAGGTTGCATCTGCTCTAGGTCTTCTATCTACAGGGTTTTTCTCATTAAGTTATTTCGGTGCTCCATCTCATCTAAGACACCCATATTTGATTTACAGTGCCCTAGTCGCACCCGCATCAGCTCTTTATTTGTGGGCGATCTCTAGATGTAATCACAAATGCCATGCAAAGTCAAAGATTGCTGAACAAGGTAAAACCAATGGGGATAACAAAACCCAAAGTCCACCTCTAGGCGATTCGGTCGTCGATTTGGGTGCAGATTCAAAGGTTCCATCTGGTCATCCACCTGTTAAGGAAGGTGCCAAGTGTCCTATGGGTAATGCTGTCGTCACAAACGAACCTTCATCTACAGACTATGCTAGACCTGCAGGTTGCCAAAGTAAATTTGCCAAACATTTGGCTGTCGTGACTGGTGTTGCCATCATTGGATTTTTACAATCTGTAATCGGTGTATATGGTGAACCAGcttga
- the ILV5 gene encoding ketol-acid reductoisomerase (highly similar to uniprot|P06168 Saccharomyces cerevisiae YLR355C ILV5 Acetohydroxyacid reductoisomerase mitochondrial protein involved in branched-chain amino acid biosynthesis also required for maintenance of wild- type mitochondrial DNA), with protein sequence MFRNAASRTASRFICNSRVVTAKRTFALASRAAAVNAVRPAARQFIKPMVATRGLKQINFGGTVETVHERADWPREKLLDYFKNDTFALIGYGSQGYGQGLNLRDNGLNVIVGVRKNGSSWKAAIEDGWVPGENLFDVTEAVQKGNIVMNLLSDAAQSETWPTIKPLLTEGKTLYFSHGFSPVFYDLTRVEPPTNIDTILVAPKGSGRTVRSLFKEGRGINSSYAVWKDVTGKADEKALAMSVAIGSGYVYQTTFEKEVNSDLYGERGCLMGGIHGMFLAQYEVLRENGHSPSEAFNETVEEATQSLYPLIGSLGMDYMYDACSTTARRGALDWYPIFKDALKPVFQDLYESVKNGSETKRSLEFNSQPDYRAKLESELETIRNMEIWRVGKEVRRLRPENQ encoded by the coding sequence atgttCAGAAACGCTGCATCTAGAACTGCCTCCAGATTCATCTGCAACTCTCGTGTTGTCACCGCCAAGAGAACCTTCGCTCTTGCCTCCCGTGCTGCTGCCGTCAATGCTGTCAGACCAGCTGCTAGGCAATTCATTAAGCCAATGGTCGCTACCCGTGGTTTGAAACAGATCAACTTCGGTGGTACCGTCGAAACTGTTCACGAAAGAGCTGACTGGCCacgtgaaaaattgttggaCTACTTCAAGAACGACACCTTTGCCCTAATCGGTTACGGTTCTCAAGGTTACGGTCAAGGTTTGAACTTGAGAGACAACGGTTTGAACGTCATTGTCGGTGTCCGTAAGAACGGTTCCTCCTGGAAGGCTGCCATTGAAGACGGTTGGGTCCCAGGTGAAAACTTGTTCGACGTCACCGAAGCCGTCCAAAAGGGTAACATCGTCATGAACTTGTTGTCCGATGCCGCTCAATCTGAAACCTGGCCAACTATCAAGCCATTGTTGACTGAAGGTAAGACTCTTTACTTCTCTCACGGTTTCTCCCCAGTCTTCTACGATTTGACCCGTGTGGAACCACCAACCAACATCGATACCATCTTGGTCGCTCCAAAGGGTTCCGGTAGAACCGTCAGATCTTTGTTCAAGGAAGGTAGAGGTATCAACTCCTCTTACGCCGTCTGGAAGGACGTCACCGGTAAGGCTGACGAAAAGGCTCTTGCCATGTCCGTCGCTATCGGTTCCGGTTACGTGTACCAAACTACTTTCGAAAAGGAAGTTAACTCCGATTTGTACGGTGAAAGAGGTTGTTTAATGGGTGGTATCCACGGTATGTTCTTGGCTCAATACGAAGTTTTGAGAGAAAACGGTCACTCCCCATCCGAAGCCTTCAACGAAACCGTCGAAGAAGCTACTCAATCCTTGTACCCATTGATCGGTTCTCTAGGTATGGATTACATGTACGACGCATGCTCTACTACCGCTAGAAGAGGTGCTCTAGACTGGTACCCAATCTTCAAGGATGCCTTGAAACCAGTCTTCCAAGACTTGTACGAATCTGTCAAGAACGGTTCCGAAACCAAGCGTTCTCTAGAATTCAACTCTCAACCAGACTACAGAGCTAAGTTGGAATCCGAATTGGAAACCATCAGAAACATGGAGATCTGGAGAGTCGGTAAGGAAGTTAGAAGACTAAGACCAGAGAACCAATAA
- the PFK1 gene encoding 6-phosphofructokinase subunit alpha (highly similar to uniprot|P16861 Saccharomyces cerevisiae YGR240C PFK1 Alpha subunit of heterooctameric phosphofructokinase involved in glycolysis indispensable for anaerobic growth activated by fructose-2 6-bisphosphate and AMP mutation inhibits glucose induction of cell cycle-related genes): MGLAHEACYGVAFRSVVTNSVELFKETIHFYHKLGFSTVKDFDKFKHGENLLLSSGCSQDSIREMWLEAFKLSEIDANGFRVPQQEADNKNQSQGALLKVRFVIGEAPKGVENFTTTYFSTELDEVVKRFPKAEKVSDKLVVLTDPLGNRVGFTSFANALDTEPTSKEQFLGPSSQHEAELAGSKPDANAVKELKNSLARSQKKKKIAVMTSGGDSPGMNAAVRAVVRTGIHFGCDVYAVYEGYEGLLKGGKYLRQMHWEDVRGWLSEGGTLIGTARCKEFRERWGRKQAAYNLISEGIDALIVCGGDGSLTGADLFRGEWPSLVADLVKDGTFTSEQVEPYKNLTMVGLIGSIDNDMAGSDSTIGAFSALGRICELVDYIDATAKSHSRAFVVEVMGRHCGWLALLAGIATGADYIFIPERAAPRGKWQAELKEVCQRHRQKGRRNNTVIVAEGALDDELNHISADDVKNVLVELGLDAKVTILGHVQRGGTAVAHDRLLATLQGVDAVKAVLEMTPETPSPLIGILENKIIRKPLMESVELTKSVATDIENKNFDKAIMLRDTEFMELYDIFVSTTIKDDGSEMLPVTQRLNIGIVHVGAPSAALNPATRAATLYCLSRGHKPFAIMNGFSGLIQTGQMRELSWNDVENWHNLGGSVIGTNRSLADTDMGTVAYYFQKNKLDGLIILGGFEGFKSLKELRDNRERYPVFNIPMVMIPATISNNVPGTEYSLGVDTCLNALVKYTDEIKQSASATRRRVFVVEVQGGHSGFIASFTGLVTGAVSVYSPEDQINLPAIKEDLELLCENFRHDKGENNNGKLLIRNEQASNIYSTQLLADIIAESSKGNFGVRTAIPGHAQQGGMPSSKDRVIASRYAVKCVNFLEEWNERNKGNDADTKVLRFQYDVHGEKKPTVQHEDDSAAVICVNGSKVSFKPIAELWENETNVALRKGEDIHWKEFTHIGDILSGRLRLRAEVASRSATA; the protein is encoded by the coding sequence ATGGGTTTAGCTCACGAAGCTTGCTACGGTGTAGCGTTCAGATCCGTAGTCACTAACAGCGTGGAGTTGTTTAAAGAGacaattcatttttaccaCAAACTAGGATTTTCCACAGTCAAGGATTTCGATAAATTTAAGCATGGTGAGAATCTGTTACTTTCCAGCGGATGCTCTCAGGATTCCATTAGGGAAATGTGGCTGGAAGCCTTTAAATTGAGTGAAATCGATGCAAACGGATTCCGTGTTCCTCAGCAAGAAGCAGACAACAAGAACCAGAGTCAAGGCGCTCTCCTAAAGGTCAGATTCGTTATTGGTGAGGCACCAAAGGGTGTTGAGAACTTTACCACTACATATTTCTCTACAGAATTAGATGAGGTCGTGAAGAGATTCCCTAAGGCTGAGAAGGTTTCTGACAAATTGGTTGTTTTGACTGATCCGTTAGGCAACCGTGTTGGTTTCACCTCTTTCGCCAATGCGTTAGACACCGAACCAACTTCAAAGGAGCAATTCTTGGGACCTAGCAGTCAGCATGAAGCCGAGCTCGCCGGTTCGAAACCAGATGCGAACGCcgttaaagaattgaaaaattcattagcTCGTAGCcagaaaaagaagaagattgcGGTTATGACAAGTGGTGGTGATTCTCCTGGTATGAACGCAGCAGTCCGTGCTGTGGTACGTACAGGTATTCATTTTGGTTGTGACGTGTACGCTGTTTACGAAGGTTACGAAGGTCTTTTGAAAGGTGGTAAATACTTGCGTCAAATGCATTGGGAAGATGTGAGAGGCTGGTTAAGTGAAGGTGGTACATTGATTGGTACCGCACGTTGTAAGGAGTTCAGAGAGCGTTGGGGTCGTAAACAAGCAGCATACAATTTGATCTCCGAAGGTATTGATGCATTGATTGTGTGTGGTGGTGACGGTTCCCTAACCGGTGCAGACTTGTTCAGAGGTGAATGGCCATCGTTAGTGGCAGACTTAGTCAAGGATGGTACTTTCACTTCTGAACAAGTGGAGCCTTACAAGAACTTGACTATGGTCGGTTTAATTGGTTCTATCGATAACGATATGGCTGGTAGTGATTCCACCATTGGTGCGTTCTCTGCCTTGGGTCGTATCTGTGAATTGGTCGATTACATCGATGCCACTGCCAAGTCTCACTCACGTGCTTTCGTCGTCGAAGTTATGGGTAGACATTGTGGTTGGTTAGCTCTGTTGGCTGGTATTGCCACTGGTGCCGATTACATCTTTATCCCAGAAAGAGCAGCTCCTAGAGGTAAATGGCAAGCAGAATTGAAGGAAGTTTGCCAAAGACATAGACAAAAGGGCCGTAGAAACAACACTGTGATTGTTGCTGAAGGTGCATTGGATGATGAGTTGAATCACATCAGTGCCGACGACGTTAAGAACGTCTTGGTTGAGTTGGGTCTGGATGCCAAGGTGACAATCTTGGGACACGTGCAAAGAGGTGGTACCGCTGTTGCCCATGACAGATTGTTGGCCACTTTGCAAGGTGTTGATGCAGTTAAGGCAGTTCTAGAAATGACTCCTGAAACTCCATCTCCTTTGATCGgtatcttggaaaataaGATCATCAGAAAGCCACTAATGGAATCTGTGGAATTGACTAAATCTGTTGCCACCGATATcgagaacaagaatttcGATAAGGCCATTATGCTAAGAGATACAGAATTTATGGAATTGTACGATATTTTTGTCTCTACCACCATTAAGGATGATGGTTCCGAGATGTTGCCAGTTACACAGAGATTGAACATCGGTATTGTCCATGTGGGTGCACCTTCTGCAGCTTTGAATCCTGCTACTCGTGCTGCTACTTTGTACTGTTTGTCTAGAGGTCACAAACCTTTTGCCATCATGAACGGTTTCTCCGGTTTGATCCAAACCGGTCAAATGCGTGAATTATCATGGAACGATGTGGAGAATTGGCACAACTTGGGTGGTTCCGTCATTGGTACCAACAGATCTCTCGCTGATACTGACATGGGTACAGTGGCATACTACttccaaaagaacaagTTGGATGGTTTAATCATCCTTGGTGGTTTCgaaggtttcaaatctctaaaGGAACTTCGTGACAACAGAGAAAGATATCCAGTCTTTAACATCCCAATGGTCATGATTCCAGCTACCATCTCTAACAACGTTCCTGGTACTGAGTACTCATTAGGTGTGGACACTTGTTTGAACGCCCTTGTGAAATACACAGACGAGATTAAACAGAGTGCTTCTGccaccagaagaagagtcTTTGTTGTGGAAGTTCAAGGTGGTCATTCTGGTTTCATTGCATCTTTCACTGGTTTGGTTACCGGTGCAGTCTCTGTGTACTCTCCTGAGGACCAGATTAACCTTCCAGCCATTaaggaagatttagaattgttgTGTGAAAACTTCCGTCATGATAAAGGTGAAAACAACAACGGTAAGCTATTGATCAGAAATGAACAAGCTTCCAACATTTACAGCACTCAGTTGTTGGCTGATATTATCGCTGAATCCAGTAAGGGTAACTTTGGTGTAAGAACCGCCATTCCAGGTCATGCTCAACAAGGTGGTATGCCATCTTCTAAGGACCGTGTTATTGCTTCTCGTTACGCTGTTAAGTGTGTTAACTTCTTGGAAGAATGGAATGAGAGAAATAAGGGTAATGATGCTGACACGAAGGTTTTAAGATTCCAATACGATGTTCACGgtgaaaagaaaccaaCTGTTCAACACGAAGATGATTCTGCTGCTGTCATCTGTGTGAATGGATCAAAGGTTTCCTTCAAGCCAATTGCTGAACTTTGGGAAAATGAAACCAATGTAGCACTACGTAAGGGTGAAGACATCCACTGGAAGGAGTTCACTCATATTGGTGATATTCTATCGGGTAGATTAAGACTAAGAGCGGAAGTGGCATCCAGGAGTGCAACTGCTTAG
- a CDS encoding uncharacterized protein (no similarity), whose amino-acid sequence MNDSMLSSAAVVRQEVVNDSTINRLICSFFFHLHIYNDWGTHRVAPVEAEWNLRSRENFNSRRAEISETFPLKKRSWGKPPSSLKKKKAEDDFRMSHPRMFSSENLAVNRGRRKTRSRRNRTGLSVALVTTSEIVGREEDGSGMETKGRGVVGSTALISAAR is encoded by the coding sequence ATGAATGATTCTATGTTGTCGTCAGCAGCAGTAGTGAGACAAGAAGTAGTAAATGATTCAACCATCAATAGACTCAtttgttcatttttttttcacctcCATATATATAATGACTGGGGTACTCATCGCGTGGCTCCGGTAGAGGCAGAATGGAACCTCCGGTCGCGCGAGAACTTTAATTCCCGACGGGCCGAAATAAGCGAAACTTTTCCACTCAAGAAAAGATCGTGGGGGAAGCCGCCAAGCTCtctgaaaaaaaaaaaagcggAGGACGATTTCCGGATGAGTCATCCCAGAATGTTTTCCTCAGAGAACCTCGCAGTAAACAGAGGGCGCAGAAAAACACGCAGTAGGAGAAATCGAACGGGGTTATCGGTTGCTCTAGTAACGACCTCGGAAATAGTAGGGAGGGAGGAGGATGGTTCCGGGATGGAGACAAAAGGCAGAGGAGTAGTAGGAAGTACGGCGTTAATATCGGCGGCTCGGTAG